From the genome of Populus alba chromosome 10, ASM523922v2, whole genome shotgun sequence, one region includes:
- the LOC140956022 gene encoding uncharacterized protein: MDGKGYENGFDVRNHYYGGPQKSIFSLQILCPTDTLDEPKTPYCPASNFHLHFRTTSKILLGCRSRLAAAPLTVVDLSRDRQTVISSGCTRYLTLLVRVFLHAKPGIDATINTKRGDGEAAGKDSVKHQKTQRVLDGRLNAANDVAKERNVEEESFNNESNAAKRKRSRRENESKKDGNEEEMRVLGKNSISSRFKSQFRSQNGHFRVLERLSKKSELLRGLENYRFEIVEANPNTFVIPHHCDSDAVLFVLRGESSINFIVNLAWTVHKLIVILLLIFYFFFSGKGTMTFVSQWKRESYSLERGDVMKVQAGVVGYLINPDDNEKLKALSQHASSSKHKRSHEGKEPINLLNQRRPLSSNKFGKFFEVSPNDYKQLRDADISIGLADKS, encoded by the exons ATGAACCAAAAACCCCATACTGTCCCGCTAGTAACTTTCATCTTCATTTCCGTACCACGTCAAAGATTTTGTTGGGATGTCGATCGCGCCTAGCTGCAGCTCCTTTGACCGTTGTTGATTTGTCAAGAGACAGGCAGACAGTCATCTCTTCTGGCTGCACTCGCTATCTAACATTACTCGTACGTGTCTTCTTGCATGCCAAACCTGGAA TCGATGCGACCATAAATACGAAAAGGGGGGACGGGGAGGCAGCAGGGAAGGACAGCGTGAAGCATCAAAAGACCCAAAGAGTCCTCGATGGGAGATTGAACGCTGCCAACGACGTTGCGAAAGAGAGGAACGTGGAAGAGGAGAGCTTCAACAATGAAAGCAACGCTGCGAAGAGGAAGCGATCAAGGAGAGAGAACGAAAGCAAGAAAGACGGCAACGAGGAAGAGATGAGGGTCCTCGGGAAGAATTCGATAAGTTCC AGATTCAAGTCACAATTTAGGAGCCAAAATGGTCATTTCAGAGTTCTTGAGAGGTTATCTAAGAAGTCTGAGCTTCTCCGCGGCCTTGAGAATTATCGCTTTGAAATCGTTGAGGCAAATCCTAACACCTTTGTTATCCCACACCATTGTGATTCAGATGCTGTTTTGTTCGTCCTAAGAGGTGAGTCTTCTATCAATTTTATAGTAAATTTGGCCTGGACCGTGCATAAATTGATTGtaatattattactaattttttattttttcttttcaggaaAGGGAACTATGACCTTTGTGTCGCAATGGAAGAGAGAATCTTATAGCCTGGAGCGTGGTGATGTGATGAAGGTTCAGGCAGGGGTTGTTGGATACTTGATTAACCCAGACGATAATGAAAAGCTCAAGGCATTGAGTCAGCACGCTTCTTCCTCTAAGCATAAACGCAGCCATGAAGGGAAAGAACCTATCAATCTACTCAATCAACGGCGGCCTTTATCCTCCAATAAATTTGGAAAGTTCTTCGAGGTTTCACCTAATGATTACAAGCAGCTGCGGGATGCGGATATCTCAATTGGTTTAGCCGATAAAAGTTAA